A single window of Streptomyces sp. NBC_00464 DNA harbors:
- a CDS encoding siderophore-interacting protein, with protein sequence MAERPARQAPKAQGAQVLRTEQITPHMIRVVLGGDGLADFTLSGFTDHYVKLCFAPEGAEYTHPFDMARIREEFPRELWPTTRTYTVRSWDPDTRELAIDFVVHGDEGLAGPWAARAAAGDQVTFLGPGGGYGPDASADWHLLVADESALPAVAAALEQMPAGAVVHAFIEVTDASEEQKIASPDGVEVTWLHRGERPVGEALTAAVKELEFPAGDVQAFVHGEAGFVKEIRRHLRLDRGIPLPQLSISGYWRLGQNDDAWRSVKREWNEQVEREQESAA encoded by the coding sequence GTGGCAGAACGACCGGCGCGGCAGGCACCCAAGGCGCAGGGTGCGCAGGTCCTGCGCACCGAGCAGATCACCCCGCACATGATCCGGGTGGTGCTCGGCGGTGACGGTCTCGCCGACTTCACGCTGTCCGGCTTCACCGACCATTACGTCAAGCTGTGCTTCGCCCCCGAGGGCGCCGAGTACACGCACCCCTTCGACATGGCCCGCATCCGCGAGGAGTTCCCGCGCGAGCTCTGGCCCACGACGCGTACCTACACGGTGCGCTCGTGGGACCCGGACACCCGGGAGCTGGCGATCGACTTCGTGGTGCACGGCGACGAGGGCCTCGCGGGCCCTTGGGCCGCGCGCGCAGCGGCGGGCGACCAGGTGACCTTCCTGGGCCCCGGCGGCGGTTACGGCCCCGACGCCTCGGCCGACTGGCACCTCCTGGTGGCCGACGAGAGCGCCCTGCCGGCCGTGGCCGCGGCGCTGGAGCAGATGCCCGCGGGCGCGGTCGTCCACGCGTTCATCGAGGTTACGGACGCCTCGGAGGAGCAGAAGATCGCGTCGCCGGACGGCGTCGAGGTCACCTGGCTGCACCGCGGCGAGCGCCCGGTGGGCGAGGCCCTCACCGCCGCGGTGAAGGAGCTGGAGTTCCCCGCGGGCGACGTCCAGGCGTTCGTCCACGGCGAGGCGGGCTTCGTCAAGGAGATCCGCCGCCACCTGCGGCTCGACCGCGGGATCCCGCTGCCGCAGCTGTCGATCTCCGGGTACTGGCGGCTCGGCCAGAACGACGACGCCTGGCGCTCGGTCAAGCGCGAGTGGAACGAGCAGGTGGAGCGCGAGCAGGAGAGCGCCGCGTAG
- a CDS encoding sigma-70 family RNA polymerase sigma factor, which translates to MKEAVHISGSTSAGPDLQELLGMVARGDQDAFSQVYEAVCGPVLGLVRSVLRDPAQSEEVAQEVLVEVWRTAPRFQAARGSAMNWVLTLAHHRAVDRVRSVEATTAREHKAALLDRTPAFDDVTEQVESRLEQEQVRRCMRTLSELQRESVTLAYYRGLTYREVAELLATPLGTIKTRLRDGLIRLRDCLGVNA; encoded by the coding sequence GTGAAAGAAGCCGTGCACATCAGCGGATCGACCTCGGCGGGGCCCGATCTCCAGGAGCTTCTGGGCATGGTCGCCCGGGGCGATCAGGATGCCTTCTCGCAGGTGTACGAGGCAGTCTGCGGGCCGGTGCTCGGACTGGTGCGCAGCGTCCTGCGTGACCCCGCCCAGTCGGAGGAGGTCGCGCAGGAGGTACTGGTCGAGGTGTGGCGTACGGCGCCGCGCTTCCAGGCGGCCCGCGGGAGTGCCATGAACTGGGTGCTGACGCTGGCCCATCACCGCGCGGTGGACCGGGTGCGCTCGGTGGAGGCGACGACGGCCCGTGAGCACAAGGCCGCGCTGCTCGACCGCACTCCCGCCTTCGACGACGTCACCGAACAGGTGGAGAGTCGTCTTGAGCAGGAGCAGGTACGCCGCTGCATGCGGACCCTGTCCGAGCTGCAACGGGAATCCGTCACCCTGGCGTACTACCGAGGGCTGACCTATCGCGAGGTGGCGGAGCTGCTCGCGACACCGCTGGGAACGATCAAGACTCGACTGCGCGACGGACTGATCCGGCTGCGCGACTGCCTCGGGGTGAACGCATGA
- a CDS encoding PadR family transcriptional regulator gives MARAVAKRRKLSNPLALTVMVLLAERPMHPYEIAQTLRRRGKQHSVKINFGSLYTVVQNLEKHGYVEVTGVQRQGNRPERTLYGITESGRAEMLDWLSDLIAVPAAEFPAFDTALSLLPVLPPDEVAELLLDREQAQTVQAAALRGVLTQLGDALPRVFVIETEYQLHMIEAQLEWIRGFRKELTDSTISGIEEWKSFHETGEVPQDWQDLDEQDIVLDPERTE, from the coding sequence ATGGCGAGGGCGGTGGCCAAGCGGCGCAAGCTCAGCAATCCACTGGCGCTCACGGTGATGGTGCTGCTCGCGGAGCGCCCCATGCATCCGTACGAGATCGCCCAGACCCTCCGCCGACGCGGCAAGCAGCACAGCGTGAAGATCAATTTCGGCTCGCTCTACACCGTGGTCCAGAACCTGGAGAAGCACGGCTATGTGGAGGTCACGGGCGTGCAGCGGCAGGGCAACCGCCCGGAGCGCACGCTGTACGGCATCACCGAGTCCGGGCGCGCCGAGATGCTGGACTGGCTGTCCGATCTGATCGCGGTGCCGGCCGCCGAGTTCCCCGCCTTCGACACGGCCCTGTCGCTGCTTCCGGTGCTGCCGCCGGACGAGGTGGCGGAGCTCCTGCTCGACCGGGAACAGGCGCAGACCGTCCAGGCGGCGGCGCTCCGGGGGGTGCTCACTCAACTGGGTGACGCGCTGCCCCGGGTCTTCGTCATCGAGACCGAGTACCAGCTCCACATGATCGAGGCACAGCTGGAGTGGATCAGGGGTTTCCGCAAGGAGCTCACCGACTCGACCATCAGCGGCATCGAGGAATGGAAGTCGTTCCACGAGACCGGTGAGGTGCCCCAGGACTGGCAGGACCTGGACGAGCAGGACATCGTCCTCGACCCCGAACGTACGGAGTAA
- a CDS encoding ABC transporter ATP-binding protein, giving the protein MSTRAPAVEARQLIKTYPGDVTALSGMDLTVAPGTVFGLLGPNGAGKSTTVKILTTLARPDSGTASVAGHDVLRHPDRVRRAIGVVAQRSGADPVATGRENLVLQGRLYGMRGTAVQRRADELLDRFDLGDAGRRQVKGYSGGMQRRLDVALGLVHRPEVLFLDEPTTGLDPEARTAMWEEISRLAGEEGLTIVLTTHYLEEADRLAERIAIVDRGRIVVEGTPDELKGELRGDAVHMELRADGDRDTVTAALAGSAGVYEVLVDGRRVSVRAEDGAAAVPVLLAALERAGAAVAAATVARPSLDDVYLRYAGRRFSEAEAAGPDSPSVPVAAGGTR; this is encoded by the coding sequence ATGAGCACCCGTGCGCCCGCCGTCGAGGCGCGACAGCTGATCAAGACCTATCCAGGTGACGTCACCGCGCTCAGCGGGATGGACCTCACCGTCGCCCCCGGCACCGTCTTCGGGCTCCTCGGGCCCAACGGTGCGGGGAAGTCCACCACCGTCAAGATCCTCACCACCCTCGCCCGCCCGGACTCCGGCACCGCGTCCGTCGCCGGCCACGACGTGCTGCGCCACCCCGACCGGGTCCGCCGCGCCATCGGCGTGGTCGCCCAGAGGTCCGGCGCCGACCCGGTGGCCACCGGCCGGGAGAACCTGGTGCTCCAGGGCCGGCTGTACGGAATGCGCGGCACCGCCGTCCAGCGCCGGGCCGATGAGCTCCTGGACCGCTTCGACCTCGGCGACGCCGGAAGGCGCCAGGTCAAGGGGTACTCCGGCGGAATGCAGCGCCGACTCGACGTGGCGCTCGGCCTGGTCCACCGCCCCGAGGTGCTCTTCCTCGACGAACCGACGACGGGCCTCGACCCGGAGGCCCGTACGGCGATGTGGGAGGAGATCTCCCGGCTCGCGGGCGAGGAGGGCCTGACCATCGTGCTCACCACGCACTACCTGGAGGAGGCCGACCGGCTCGCCGAACGCATCGCGATCGTCGACCGCGGCCGCATCGTGGTCGAGGGAACCCCCGACGAGCTCAAGGGTGAACTGAGGGGCGACGCCGTCCACATGGAGCTGCGTGCGGACGGCGACCGCGACACCGTCACCGCCGCACTCGCCGGCTCGGCCGGTGTGTACGAGGTGCTGGTCGACGGCCGCCGGGTCAGCGTCCGCGCCGAGGACGGCGCCGCGGCCGTCCCGGTGCTGCTCGCCGCCCTGGAGCGGGCCGGTGCGGCGGTGGCCGCCGCCACCGTCGCCCGCCCCTCCCTCGACGACGTCTATCTGCGGTACGCCGGCCGTCGCTTCTCCGAGGCGGAGGCCGCAGGCCCGGACAGCCCTTCCGTACCGGTCGCCGCAGGAGGCACCCGATGA
- a CDS encoding ABC transporter permease: MSSQAIAQTWYMTQRQLTAILRQPVFLVISLIQPVIWLFLFGNLFKKVVELGGFGTTSYLDYLIPGIVVMSALGSSMWAGMGTLEEIERGTLNRFLTTPVSRSALMNANVVQNGISTAVQSLVIVLLGWAAGAAYPGGAGGLLILVLASILLGTVFGAFSNALGMLVRQRESIIGINTFLLLPLTFLSTSFMAPSQMPSWMRHIADFNPVNWAMVAGRSALTSDPDRGLVLSRGGALLALAVIAVWLSTRTFRSYQKSV; this comes from the coding sequence ATGAGCAGTCAGGCCATCGCCCAGACCTGGTACATGACCCAGCGCCAGCTGACGGCGATCCTCAGACAGCCGGTCTTCCTGGTGATCTCGCTGATCCAGCCGGTGATCTGGCTGTTCCTGTTCGGCAACCTCTTCAAGAAGGTCGTCGAGCTCGGCGGCTTCGGCACCACGTCCTACCTGGACTACCTGATCCCCGGCATCGTCGTGATGAGCGCCCTGGGATCGAGCATGTGGGCCGGTATGGGCACCCTGGAGGAGATCGAAAGGGGCACGCTCAACCGCTTCCTGACGACGCCCGTCAGCCGCAGCGCGCTGATGAACGCCAACGTCGTGCAGAACGGCATCAGTACCGCCGTGCAGTCCCTCGTCATCGTCCTGCTCGGCTGGGCCGCGGGCGCCGCCTACCCGGGCGGAGCGGGCGGGCTGCTGATCCTGGTTCTCGCCTCGATCCTGCTGGGTACGGTGTTCGGCGCGTTCTCCAACGCCCTGGGCATGCTGGTCCGCCAGCGGGAGTCGATCATCGGCATCAACACGTTCCTGCTCCTGCCGCTGACCTTCCTCTCCACCTCCTTCATGGCCCCGAGCCAGATGCCGTCCTGGATGCGTCACATCGCCGACTTCAACCCGGTCAACTGGGCGATGGTGGCCGGCCGGTCGGCCCTGACGTCGGATCCCGACCGGGGTCTGGTGCTCAGTCGCGGGGGCGCGCTGCTGGCGCTCGCCGTGATCGCGGTGTGGCTGTCGACCCGCACCTTCCGCTCGTACCAGAAGTCCGTCTGA
- a CDS encoding quaternary amine ABC transporter ATP-binding protein, with translation MQKLESGTDRDELRADGTTAAVIDASFTVEPGQIFVVMGLSGSGKSTLLRMLNGLLEPTAGKVLFDGQDLTALSPAELRHVRSTKISMVFQHFALFPHRSVLENAGYGLEVQGVPRAERNRRAAEALEMTGLAGWEKSWPDELSGGMQQRVGLARALATDADLLLMDESFSALDPLIRRDMQDQLLELQKRLKKTIVFITHDLNEAMRLGDRIAVMRDGEIVQLGTAEDILVTPANEYVASFTQDVDRSRVLTAGAIMAEPHTVMGTRTDDGKELRTPADVLREAPATVSESTPIIELFTPCSQSGVAVAVTDDKGKLIGVVPRARLLAVLGEPMTPTEAPQDAKASLKKVANV, from the coding sequence GTGCAGAAACTCGAGAGCGGCACGGACCGCGACGAGCTGCGCGCCGACGGAACGACCGCAGCGGTGATCGACGCATCGTTCACCGTGGAACCGGGCCAGATCTTCGTCGTGATGGGTCTGTCCGGGTCCGGCAAGTCCACGTTGCTGCGCATGCTCAACGGGCTGCTGGAGCCCACCGCCGGCAAGGTGCTCTTCGACGGCCAGGACCTGACCGCCCTGAGCCCCGCCGAGCTGCGGCATGTCCGTTCCACCAAGATCAGCATGGTGTTCCAGCACTTTGCGCTCTTCCCCCACCGAAGCGTCCTGGAGAACGCCGGATACGGCCTTGAGGTGCAGGGTGTGCCGCGCGCCGAGCGCAACCGCCGCGCCGCCGAGGCACTGGAGATGACCGGCCTCGCCGGCTGGGAGAAGTCCTGGCCCGACGAGCTCTCGGGCGGTATGCAGCAGCGCGTCGGCCTGGCCCGCGCGCTCGCCACCGACGCCGACCTGCTCCTGATGGACGAGTCCTTCAGCGCGCTCGACCCGCTGATCCGCCGCGACATGCAGGACCAGCTCCTGGAACTGCAGAAGCGGCTGAAGAAGACCATCGTCTTCATCACCCACGACCTCAACGAGGCCATGCGCCTCGGCGACCGCATCGCGGTGATGCGCGACGGCGAGATAGTCCAGCTCGGCACCGCCGAGGACATCCTCGTCACCCCGGCCAACGAGTACGTCGCGTCCTTCACCCAGGACGTGGACCGTTCCCGGGTGCTGACCGCGGGCGCCATCATGGCCGAACCGCACACCGTGATGGGCACCAGGACCGACGACGGCAAGGAACTGCGTACGCCCGCCGACGTCCTGCGGGAGGCCCCGGCCACCGTTTCCGAGTCCACCCCGATCATCGAGCTGTTCACGCCCTGTTCGCAGAGCGGTGTCGCGGTCGCGGTGACCGACGACAAGGGCAAGCTCATCGGCGTCGTGCCGAGGGCCCGGCTGCTCGCCGTGCTCGGTGAGCCGATGACCCCCACCGAGGCTCCCCAGGACGCCAAGGCCTCGCTGAAGAAGGTGGCCAATGTTTAG
- a CDS encoding ABA4-like family protein — MTGALFEISFVLAAPFWLLMIFLPGRAVTARVAASPLTVLPVLAVYLAMAVPVLPELWTAVSSPDIDTFRDLTALSNGAGAVWAQVIAWDLLLGQWMFLESRRLGISPYLMGPLLVLTILLSPFGLLLFLALRAVRQRGTRPGSELPDRADGVAAGR; from the coding sequence ATGACCGGTGCACTCTTCGAGATCTCGTTCGTACTGGCCGCGCCGTTCTGGCTGCTCATGATCTTCCTGCCGGGCCGGGCGGTCACCGCACGGGTCGCCGCCTCACCGCTGACGGTCCTGCCGGTCCTGGCCGTCTACCTGGCCATGGCTGTGCCGGTCCTTCCCGAGCTCTGGACGGCGGTGAGCAGCCCGGACATCGACACGTTCCGCGATCTGACCGCGCTGTCGAACGGGGCGGGAGCGGTGTGGGCGCAGGTCATCGCCTGGGACCTGCTGCTGGGTCAGTGGATGTTCCTGGAGAGCCGCCGGCTGGGAATCTCGCCGTATCTGATGGGCCCGCTGCTGGTGCTGACGATTCTGCTCTCGCCGTTCGGGCTGCTGCTCTTCCTGGCGCTGCGCGCGGTCCGGCAACGCGGAACCCGGCCCGGAAGCGAACTCCCGGACCGGGCGGACGGTGTGGCGGCGGGCCGGTGA
- a CDS encoding MerR family transcriptional regulator: MRIGELSRRSGVPVPTIKFYVREGLLPAGQLTSPNQASYDDGHERRLRLIRALLDVGGLPLSAIGEVLRVMEDPQQPLHDVLGTAAKSIAPSRGDHAGPELEDAREDVTELLERRGWLSGARSPGGESLAEVLVALRRAGHGGFVELLDDYAAAAEQVARADVDYVGRRVAREDVVESVVVGTVLGEAMFAALRRLAHADASARAFGEESGG, translated from the coding sequence GTGCGCATCGGCGAGTTGAGCCGCAGGTCCGGGGTTCCGGTACCGACGATCAAGTTCTACGTACGGGAGGGGCTGCTGCCTGCCGGGCAGCTGACCAGCCCGAACCAGGCGAGCTACGACGACGGGCACGAGCGCAGACTGCGGCTGATCCGTGCCCTGCTGGACGTCGGCGGGCTCCCGCTGTCGGCCATCGGGGAGGTGCTCCGGGTGATGGAGGACCCGCAGCAGCCCCTGCATGACGTGCTGGGCACGGCGGCGAAGAGCATCGCACCGTCGCGGGGTGACCATGCCGGGCCCGAACTGGAGGATGCCCGCGAGGACGTGACGGAACTGCTGGAGCGCAGGGGCTGGCTGTCCGGGGCGCGCAGCCCGGGCGGGGAGTCCCTGGCCGAGGTGCTGGTGGCGCTGCGCCGGGCCGGTCACGGCGGCTTCGTCGAGCTGCTGGATGACTACGCGGCTGCCGCCGAGCAGGTCGCGCGGGCCGATGTCGACTACGTCGGGCGCCGAGTGGCGCGGGAGGACGTGGTGGAGAGCGTGGTCGTAGGCACGGTGCTCGGTGAGGCGATGTTCGCCGCCCTGCGGCGGCTCGCGCATGCGGACGCGTCGGCGCGGGCGTTCGGCGAGGAGTCGGGCGGCTGA
- a CDS encoding 5'-3' exonuclease, translating into MLLDTASLYYRAYFGVPDSVRAPDGTPVNAVRGLLDFIGRLVQDHRPDDLVACWDNDWRPQWRVDLIPSYKAHRVAVETGEGLPDEEETPDTLAPQVPVIADVLDALGIARVGVAGYEADDVIGTLTGLATGPVDIVTGDRDLYQLVDDVRGVRVLYPLKGVGSLQVTDEAWLREKYGVDGSGYVDLALLRGDPSDGLPGVPGIGEKTAAKLLDAFGDLAGIMAAVDDPAAKLTPSQRKRLDEARDYVAVAPTVVRVAGDVPLPECDPALPAEPRDPATLEALADRWGLGGALQRLLSTLTG; encoded by the coding sequence ATGCTCCTCGACACCGCCTCCCTCTACTACCGCGCCTACTTCGGGGTGCCCGACTCGGTGCGCGCGCCGGACGGGACACCGGTCAACGCCGTCCGCGGGTTGCTGGACTTCATCGGCCGCCTCGTGCAGGACCACCGGCCCGACGATCTGGTCGCCTGCTGGGACAACGACTGGCGTCCGCAGTGGCGGGTGGACCTGATCCCCTCGTACAAGGCGCACCGCGTCGCGGTGGAGACCGGCGAGGGGCTGCCAGACGAGGAGGAAACGCCCGACACGCTGGCTCCGCAGGTCCCGGTGATCGCGGACGTCCTGGACGCCCTGGGCATCGCCCGCGTCGGCGTCGCGGGTTACGAGGCCGACGACGTGATCGGCACGCTGACCGGCCTGGCGACCGGCCCGGTCGACATCGTCACCGGCGACCGGGACCTCTATCAGCTGGTGGACGACGTCCGCGGGGTTCGGGTGCTCTACCCGCTGAAGGGCGTCGGCTCCCTCCAGGTGACGGACGAGGCCTGGCTCCGCGAGAAGTACGGGGTGGACGGCTCCGGTTACGTCGACCTGGCGCTGCTGCGCGGCGACCCGAGCGACGGGCTGCCGGGCGTCCCCGGCATCGGCGAGAAGACGGCGGCGAAACTGCTGGACGCGTTCGGCGACCTGGCCGGGATCATGGCCGCGGTCGACGATCCGGCCGCCAAGCTGACGCCCTCGCAGCGAAAGCGGCTCGACGAGGCCCGTGACTACGTGGCCGTCGCGCCGACGGTGGTCCGGGTCGCCGGCGACGTACCGCTGCCGGAATGCGACCCCGCACTGCCCGCCGAGCCGCGCGATCCCGCGACACTCGAAGCGCTTGCGGACCGGTGGGGACTGGGCGGAGCGCTCCAGCGACTGCTCTCCACACTCACAGGATGA
- a CDS encoding ABC transporter permease/substrate binding protein, producing MFRLHLGDWVDSAVDWLQTHLAWLFDAISSVVSGMFDGIAAVLSAPAPLLFAGIVAVIAWWLRGLLAGVLAFVGFALIDSVELWDEAMDTLTLVLVATIVTLVLAIPLGIWASRSKTVSAVTRPVLDFMQTMPAMVYLIPGVIFFGVGVVPGIIATIIFALPPGVRMTELGIRQVDGELVEAAEAFGTTSRNTLLRVQLPLALPTIMAGINQVIMLGLSMVVIAGMVGGGGLGGSVYRAIGNVDVGLGFEAGVSIVVLAMYLDRMTSALGREVSPLARRALAKAQSVTGGLKVWNYRPQPVVAMVGIVVLALVAGGMGMFGSSNSDDTAGSDPKNVGAGKKISMGYIPWDEGIASTFLWKELLEQRGFEVDVKQYEAGALYTGMAGGQIDFETDSWLPVTHAAYWKKYKDRLEDMGSWYGPTSLELAVPSYVKGVDSLDDLKGKASDFKGRIVGIEPSAGETGLLKDKILPGYGLDKEYKVVDGSTPAMLAELKRAYAKKEPIVVPLWSPHWAYNQYDLTKLKDPKNLWGKGDGIHTLTRKGFAADNPEVGNWLKNFKMTEDQLTSLEAQIQKSGSGKEQEAVRTWLKANPGVADKWTPVKKAATSKGANGKDERDRAVEMAWFPWEEDIAATYLWKAVLEDRGYKINLKQFEVGPMYAAMSRGQIDVQFDGWLPYTQKNYWDKYGPKLTDIGSWYGPTSIEIAVPDYVKDVKSLADLKGKGSQFNGRIIGIEPGTATMENLKKNVLPGYGLDKEYKVVDGSTPAMLAELKRAYAKKEPVAVVLWTPHWAYSEYRMTKLQDPKKAFGDGDRLHTIASKEFPQNYPQLTKWFKDFKLSEDQLAGLENQIQKRGAGHEEEAVKAWMDMNPGIADKMAPQQ from the coding sequence ATGTTTAGGCTCCACCTCGGCGACTGGGTCGACTCCGCCGTCGACTGGCTCCAGACCCACCTGGCCTGGCTCTTCGACGCCATCAGCTCCGTCGTGAGCGGCATGTTCGACGGCATCGCCGCCGTACTCTCCGCCCCCGCCCCCCTGCTCTTCGCGGGCATCGTCGCCGTCATCGCCTGGTGGCTGCGCGGCCTGCTCGCCGGTGTGCTCGCGTTCGTCGGCTTCGCCCTCATCGACTCCGTCGAGTTGTGGGACGAAGCGATGGACACCCTCACCCTGGTGCTCGTCGCGACCATCGTGACGCTGGTCCTGGCCATCCCGCTCGGTATCTGGGCGTCCCGCTCGAAGACCGTCAGCGCGGTGACCCGGCCGGTCCTGGACTTCATGCAGACCATGCCCGCCATGGTCTACCTGATCCCCGGCGTCATCTTCTTCGGCGTCGGCGTCGTCCCCGGGATCATCGCCACCATCATCTTCGCGCTGCCCCCGGGCGTCCGGATGACCGAGCTCGGCATCCGCCAGGTCGACGGCGAACTCGTCGAGGCGGCCGAGGCGTTCGGCACCACATCACGCAACACCCTGCTGCGGGTGCAGCTGCCGCTCGCGCTGCCCACGATCATGGCGGGCATCAACCAGGTCATCATGCTGGGCCTGTCCATGGTGGTCATCGCCGGCATGGTCGGCGGCGGCGGCCTCGGTGGCTCCGTCTACCGAGCCATCGGCAACGTCGACGTGGGCCTCGGCTTCGAGGCCGGCGTCTCCATCGTCGTCCTGGCGATGTACCTGGACCGCATGACCAGCGCGCTGGGCCGCGAGGTCTCCCCGCTCGCCCGCCGCGCGCTCGCCAAGGCGCAGTCGGTGACCGGCGGACTCAAGGTGTGGAACTACCGCCCGCAGCCCGTCGTCGCCATGGTCGGCATCGTCGTCCTCGCGCTCGTCGCCGGTGGCATGGGCATGTTCGGTTCCTCGAACTCGGACGACACCGCGGGCTCCGACCCGAAGAACGTCGGCGCCGGCAAGAAGATCAGCATGGGCTACATCCCGTGGGACGAAGGCATCGCCTCCACCTTCCTCTGGAAGGAGCTGCTGGAGCAGCGCGGCTTCGAGGTCGACGTCAAGCAGTACGAGGCCGGCGCGCTGTACACCGGCATGGCGGGCGGTCAGATCGACTTCGAGACCGACTCCTGGCTGCCGGTCACCCACGCCGCGTACTGGAAGAAGTACAAGGACCGCCTGGAGGACATGGGGTCCTGGTACGGCCCCACCTCGCTGGAGCTCGCCGTCCCCTCGTACGTGAAGGGCGTCGACTCCCTCGACGACCTCAAGGGCAAGGCGTCCGACTTCAAGGGCCGGATCGTCGGCATCGAGCCGAGCGCCGGTGAGACGGGCCTGCTCAAGGACAAGATCCTGCCGGGCTACGGCCTGGACAAGGAGTACAAGGTCGTCGACGGCTCCACCCCGGCGATGCTGGCCGAGCTGAAGCGCGCGTACGCCAAGAAGGAACCGATCGTCGTTCCTCTCTGGTCGCCGCACTGGGCGTACAACCAGTACGACCTCACCAAGCTCAAGGACCCCAAGAACCTCTGGGGCAAGGGTGACGGCATCCACACGCTGACCCGCAAGGGCTTCGCGGCCGACAACCCCGAGGTCGGCAACTGGCTCAAGAACTTCAAGATGACCGAGGACCAGCTCACCAGTCTTGAGGCGCAGATCCAGAAGAGTGGCTCCGGCAAGGAGCAGGAGGCCGTCCGGACCTGGCTGAAGGCCAACCCGGGCGTCGCCGACAAGTGGACCCCGGTCAAGAAGGCCGCCACCTCCAAGGGAGCCAACGGCAAGGACGAGCGCGACCGCGCCGTCGAGATGGCCTGGTTCCCCTGGGAGGAGGACATCGCCGCCACGTACCTGTGGAAGGCCGTCCTGGAGGACCGCGGTTACAAGATCAACCTCAAGCAGTTCGAGGTCGGCCCGATGTACGCCGCGATGTCCCGCGGCCAGATCGACGTGCAGTTCGACGGCTGGCTGCCGTACACCCAGAAGAACTACTGGGACAAGTACGGCCCCAAGCTGACCGACATCGGCTCGTGGTACGGCCCGACCTCCATCGAGATCGCGGTGCCCGACTACGTCAAGGACGTGAAGTCCCTGGCGGACCTGAAGGGCAAGGGCTCGCAGTTCAACGGCCGGATCATCGGCATCGAACCGGGCACCGCCACGATGGAGAACCTCAAGAAGAACGTGCTCCCGGGCTACGGCCTGGACAAGGAGTACAAGGTCGTCGACGGCTCCACTCCGGCGATGCTGGCCGAGCTGAAGCGCGCGTACGCCAAGAAGGAGCCCGTGGCCGTCGTGCTGTGGACCCCGCACTGGGCGTACAGCGAGTACAGGATGACCAAGCTCCAGGACCCGAAGAAGGCCTTCGGTGACGGCGACCGGCTGCACACCATCGCCTCCAAGGAGTTCCCGCAGAACTACCCGCAGCTCACCAAGTGGTTCAAGGACTTCAAGCTCAGCGAGGACCAGCTCGCCGGCCTGGAGAACCAGATCCAGAAGCGCGGCGCGGGGCACGAGGAGGAAGCCGTGAAGGCCTGGATGGACATGAATCCGGGCATCGCGGACAAGATGGCTCCTCAGCAGTAA